The genomic segment CAAGGTCGATGACGCCCCGGAAGGAGTCCTCCTTCCCCAGAGGAAGCTGGATGGGGACGGGATTGGCGGCGAGGCGTTCCTTCATCATCCGCACCACGCGCTCGAAATCCGCACCGGTGCGGTCCATCTTATTGACCATGGCGAGGCGGGGGACGCGGAATTTGTCCGCCTGGCGCCACACCGTCTCGGACTGGGGCTCCACGCCGCCGACCGCGCAGAAGACCGCGACGGCGCCGTCGAGAACCCGGAGGGACCGCTCCACCTCGATCGTGAAGTCGACGTGTCCCGGCGTGTCGATGATGTTGATCCGGTGTCCCCGCCAGAAGCACGTGGTCGCGGCGGAGGTGATGGTGATGCCCCGCTCCTGTTCCTGCTCCATCCAGTCCATCGTGGCGGTGCCGTCGTGGACCTCACCCATCTTGTGGGATACGCCCGTGTAGTAGAGAACACGCTCCGTGGTCGTCGTCTTCCCGGCGTCGATGTGGGCCATGATCCCGATGTTCCGGGTTTTGTCGAGCGGCGAAACTCTTGACACGTACCGTCCCTTCCCTTCCCTGCCACCGCGCTCTTACCAGCGGTAGTGGGCGAACGCCTTGTTCGCCTCGGCCATCTTGTGGGTATCTTCCTTCTTCTTGAACGTGTTGCCGCGGTTGTTGTAGGCGTCGAGAAGCTCGCCCGAGAGGCGCTGGATCATGGTCTTCTCGGCCCGTTCCCGCGCGTACCCGACCAGCCATCGGATCGAGAGGGACTGGCGCCGTTCCGGGCGGATCTCGATCGGGACCTGGTAGGTGGCGCCGCCGACCCTCCGGGACTTTACCTCGACGACCGGCTTCACGTTCTCGATCGCCTTTTTCAGGACCGCGACGGGGTCTTCCTTCGTCTTTTCCTTGAGGACGTCCAGCGATCCGTACACGACGTTCTCGGCGACACGCGCCTTCCCGTCGAGCATGATGGCGTGGATCATCTTCGCGACCAGCACGTCGCCGTACACGGGATCGGGCGAAACGACCCTCTTGGAAACGAAACCTCTCCTGGGCATACGATCAAACCCCCTCGGCCGGTTGCCTCGGAATGGGAAACGCACGACATCAACGGTTCCCGCCTCGCCTGCGGCGAAGCGGGATCGGCACCACCCTGTTTTACCCTTCCCGGCAGACCCGCCGGGGATCGGAAGGAACCTCTACGCGGAAAATGGGGAAGCTATTTGGGCCGCTTCGTACCGTACTTCGACCGCGACTTCCGTCTGTCCTGGACACCAACGGAATCCAGCTTCCCACGGATGATGTGATAACGAACGCCGGGAAGGTCCTTTACCCGTCCCCCCCGGATCATGACCACGGAGTGCTCCTGAAGGTTATGCCCCTCCCCCGGGATGTACACCGTCACCTCGAGCCCGTTGGTGAGCCGCACCCTCGCCACCTTCCGCAGCGCGGAGTTCGGCTTCTTGGGGGTGGTGGTGTACACACGGAGGCAGACCCCCCGCTTCTGGGGGCACGAATCGAGCGCCGGGGAGTTGCTCTTGTTGGCGACGACCGTCCGCCCCTTCCGGACAAGCTGGTTGATCGTGGGCATTCCCGTTCCTTCCGGTTTGTGAATCTATCCCAACAGAACGAACTGCTATTTATAACAATAGAGCCGCGCACTGTCAACGATTTTCTTCGAATCCGCGTGCCCCGGAGCGTCGCTCTAGCGGCCCTCCTCCTCCTCCTTCGGGAATTCCGGCTCCGGTTCCGGCATGGGCGGAACCTCCACCACGAGCGGCGCGTCGGACTCGAAGTCCAGGTCCTTGTACGCCGCCGCACCCGTCCCGCCGGGGATGAGGCGGCCCATGATCACGTTTTCCTTCAGCCCGGCCAGGTAATCGACCCGCCCGTGGACCGACGCGTCCGTGAGGATCTTGGTCGTCTCCTGGAAGGAAGCGGCGGAGATCCACGACTCCGTCGAGAGCGACGCCTTCGTGATCCCGAGAAGGAGCGGTTCCGCGGTGGCGGGCTTTCCTCCATCCAGCTTCACCACCCGCTCGTTTTCCTCCCGGAAGATCCATTTCTCGACACTTTGTCCCACGAGGAACGAGGTGTCCCCGGGCTCCGAGATCTTTACCCGCCGCAGCATCTGGCGGACGATCGTCTCGATGTGCTTGTCGTTGATCCGTACGCCCTGAAGCCGGTAGACCTCCTGGATCTCGTTGACGAGGAACCGGGCAAGTTCCTTGTCCCCAAGTACCCGAAGGATGTCGTGGGGATTGGGCGAACCGTCCATGAGCGCCTCGCCCGCCCGGATCCGCTCCCCGTCGTGGACGGTGATGTGCTTGCCCCTGGGGATCGTGTACTCCCGGGGAGCGCCGACTTCCGGCACCACCTGGATCTTGCGCTTTCCCTTGAAATCCTTCCCCATCTGGACGATGCCGTCGATCTCGGAGATGAGGGCGTACTCCTTCGGCTTGCGCGCCTCGAAGAGCTCCGCGACGCGGGGAAGACCTCCGGTGATGTCCTTCGTCTTGGTCGTCTCGCGCGGGATCTTGGCGATGATGTCGCCCGCCTGGACTTTCTGCCCCTCGTCGACCAGGATGTTCGATCCGCTGGGAAGCAGGTACCGGGCCTCGCTCGAGGTGCCCGGGAGCTTCCGTGTCGTCCGCCCTCCCACCTCCTTGAGGGAGATGCGGGGACGGACCTCGGGATCCTTGGACTCGATGATGACGCGCGTGGAACGTCCCGTCACCTCGTCGACCTGCTCGCGCATGGTCACGTTTTCGATGATGTCCCCGAACTTGATCTCCCCGTCGATCTCGGTGAGGATCGGGATGTTGTACGGGTCCCATTCCGCGAGCCGGGTTCCGTCCTTCACCTTCTCGCCGTCCGCGACCATGAGGACGGCCCCGTACGGGATCTGGTACTTCTCCCGCTCGCGGTGGCTCTCGTCGAGAAGGACGAGGAAGCCGTTCCGGTTCATGGCGACCAGATGTTTTTCGCGGTTCTGGACGGCGACGATCCCCTGGAACTTGATGCGTCCCGACTGTTTGGACTGATGGGAGCTCTGCGCGATCGACCCGGCCGTCGCGATGCCGCCGATGTGGAACGTCCGCATCGTCAACTGCGTGCCGGGCTCCCCGATGGACTGGGCGGAGATGATCCCCACCGCCTCGCCGATCGCCACCATCTTCCCGCGCGCGAGGTCGCGTCCGTAACAGAGGGCGCAAACACCCCGCTTGCTCTCGCAGGTGAGGGCGGAGCGGATCTTCACCTCGTCGAGTCCGGACATCTCGATCTGCCGGGCGACCTCTTCGTTGATCTCCTGGTTCGCGGAGACGAGGAGCTTTCCCTCCAGGTCGTACAGATCCTCGAGGGCCGCGCGTCCCAGGATGCGGTCCGACAGGCGATCGATGATCTCCCCGCCTTCGATCAGTGCCCGCACGCCGATCCCGTCGAGGGTCTGGCAATCATCCTCGACGACGATGCAGTCCTGCGCCACGTCGACCAGCCTCCGGGTGAGGTACCCCGAGTTCGCGGTCTTCAGCGCGGTGTCCGCCAGCCCCTTTCGCGCGCCGTGGGTCGAGATGAAGTATTCGCCCACCGACAAACCCTCGCGGAAGTTCGAACGGATCGGGGTCTCGATGATCTCGCCCGACGGCTTGGCCATGAGGCCGCGCATGCCGGCCAGCTGCATCATCTGCTTGTCCGATCCGCGGGCGCCGGAGTCGGCCATCATGTAGATCGGGTTGAAGCTGAGGACCTTCTTGTCCCTGCCGTCCTTCCCCTTGACGGTCTCGGTCCCCATCTCCTTGATCATTTCCTTGGCGACCTTTTCCGTCGCCGCCGACCAGATGTCGACGACCTTGTTGTACCGCTCGCCCGGGGTGATCAGCCCTTCGACGTGCTCGTTGATGACCTTCTCGAGGCTGACCGACGCGCGGTCGAGGATCGTCTTCTTGCTGGACGGGATGACCATGTCGTCGATGCAGATCGAGATTCCCGAGATCGTCGCAAACTGGAACCCCGTGTTCTTCAGCTGGTCCGCCAG from the bacterium genome contains:
- the rpsG gene encoding 30S ribosomal protein S7, yielding MPRRGFVSKRVVSPDPVYGDVLVAKMIHAIMLDGKARVAENVVYGSLDVLKEKTKEDPVAVLKKAIENVKPVVEVKSRRVGGATYQVPIEIRPERRQSLSIRWLVGYARERAEKTMIQRLSGELLDAYNNRGNTFKKKEDTHKMAEANKAFAHYRW
- the rpsL gene encoding 30S ribosomal protein S12 — its product is MPTINQLVRKGRTVVANKSNSPALDSCPQKRGVCLRVYTTTPKKPNSALRKVARVRLTNGLEVTVYIPGEGHNLQEHSVVMIRGGRVKDLPGVRYHIIRGKLDSVGVQDRRKSRSKYGTKRPK
- the rpoC gene encoding DNA-directed RNA polymerase subunit beta', with the protein product MEDLFTRVEKPKDPVRFSGIRISIASPEQIRKWSHGEVKKPETLNYRTFKPERDGLFCAKIFGPIKDYECNCGKYKRMKHRGIVCEKCGVEVIQSKVRRERMGHIELASPVAHIWFLKSLPSRIATILDMPMKDVEAVIYFEKYIVLDPWETDTQPQEVLTETKYREKFEEYRELFKGDKEKQDLLRERFRVGMGAEAIRTLLAGLDLAKLSDSLRKEMGDTASEAKKKKISKRLKIVEAFRDSEQKPEWMVQQVIPVLPPDLRPLVPLDGGRFATSDLNDLYRRVINRNNRLKRLLDLSAPEIIIRNEKRMLQEAVDALFDNGRRGKLITGSNKRPLKSLSDMLKGKGGRFRQNLLGKRVDYSGRSVIVVGPELKLHQCGLPKKMALELFKPFIFNKLEEAGFATTIKQAKKMVEKEKREVWDALDEVIRQLPVMLNRAPTLHRLGVQAFEPVLIEGKAIQLHPLVCFAFNADFDGDQMAVHVPLSIEAQMEARVLMMSTNNILSPAHGKPVIGPSQDIVLGIYYLTRQREGQTGEGKRFSALDEVRIAYDGGAVGLQAAIQVRIDGKMVDTTTGRVLLYEVVPDEVPFEYVNKVMKKKDLAELIDITYRNCGQKATVILADQLKNTGFQFATISGISICIDDMVIPSSKKTILDRASVSLEKVINEHVEGLITPGERYNKVVDIWSAATEKVAKEMIKEMGTETVKGKDGRDKKVLSFNPIYMMADSGARGSDKQMMQLAGMRGLMAKPSGEIIETPIRSNFREGLSVGEYFISTHGARKGLADTALKTANSGYLTRRLVDVAQDCIVVEDDCQTLDGIGVRALIEGGEIIDRLSDRILGRAALEDLYDLEGKLLVSANQEINEEVARQIEMSGLDEVKIRSALTCESKRGVCALCYGRDLARGKMVAIGEAVGIISAQSIGEPGTQLTMRTFHIGGIATAGSIAQSSHQSKQSGRIKFQGIVAVQNREKHLVAMNRNGFLVLLDESHREREKYQIPYGAVLMVADGEKVKDGTRLAEWDPYNIPILTEIDGEIKFGDIIENVTMREQVDEVTGRSTRVIIESKDPEVRPRISLKEVGGRTTRKLPGTSSEARYLLPSGSNILVDEGQKVQAGDIIAKIPRETTKTKDITGGLPRVAELFEARKPKEYALISEIDGIVQMGKDFKGKRKIQVVPEVGAPREYTIPRGKHITVHDGERIRAGEALMDGSPNPHDILRVLGDKELARFLVNEIQEVYRLQGVRINDKHIETIVRQMLRRVKISEPGDTSFLVGQSVEKWIFREENERVVKLDGGKPATAEPLLLGITKASLSTESWISAASFQETTKILTDASVHGRVDYLAGLKENVIMGRLIPGGTGAAAYKDLDFESDAPLVVEVPPMPEPEPEFPKEEEEGR